The following are encoded in a window of Sphaeramia orbicularis chromosome 20, fSphaOr1.1, whole genome shotgun sequence genomic DNA:
- the psme2 gene encoding proteasome activator complex subunit 2, with product MSRTVTLKISPQSQARVENFRQSLFSEAENLFSRYIPDKITNLDALLKDDALNVKDTSSLKAPLEIPIPDPPSPDDEEMETDKNEDDEKKKKKPPKCGFLKSNEKILLLIERVKPEIVDLRETIINLSSWINFLIPKIEDGNDFGVAIQEKILERITAVRTKVDTYQTNLNKYFTERGDAVAKASKETHVMDYRSLVHDKDEAIYSEIRVIVLEIRGFYVEMYTMVIKNLEKVTNPKGEEKPPMY from the exons ATGTCTAGGACCGTGACCCTGAAGATAAGCCCCCAGAGCCAAGCCCGG GTGGAAAACTTCCGCCAGAGCCTGTTCAGTGAG GCTGAAAATCTGTTTTCCAGATACATTCCCGATAAGATCACAAACCTGGACGCTCTACTCAAG GATGATGCCTTGAATGTAAAAGACACGTCTTCACTCAAAGCTCCGCTGGAGATCCCGATACCGGACCCTCCTTCACCTGATGATGAG GAGATGGAGACCGACAAGAATGAAGAtgatgagaagaaaaagaagaaac CTCCAAAGTGTGGCTTCCTTAAGTCAAATGAGAAGATTTTGCTGCTCATAGAGAGGGTGAAACCAGAAATTGTGGACCTCAGAGAGACCATCATCAAT CTGTCCTCCTGGATTAACTTCCTCATCCCAAAAATAGAAGATGGAAATGACTTTGGGGTTGCCATTCAG GAGAAAATCCTTGAGAGAATTACTGCAGTCAGGACAAAAGTTGACACGTATCAGACTAACCTCAACAA GTACTTTACAGAAAGAGGGGACGCTGTTGCCAAAGCCTCCAAAGAAACTCATGTG ATGGACTACCGCTCACTTGTCCACGACAAAGATGAGGCGATTTACAGCGAGATCAGAGTGATTGTTCTGGAGATCCGTGGCTTCTAT GTTGAGATGTACACCATGGTCATCAAGAATTTAGAAAAGGTGACTAACCCCAAAGGAGAAGAGAAGCCCCCGATGTACTGA
- the LOC115410933 gene encoding E3 ubiquitin-protein ligase RNF31-like isoform X1: MSIPPSAQMDEVRKKAHSRLSSSGLAQDVKVEVQTMANIPLSLSEKYRHFGAEAMLRDNTTSRNRPEVLESLNRLVKALSILEKYGCNLASPTRPKYWRSVKHNNPVFRTTVDAVKGGRTVLYLYGYTNQQIDGLSFPDEVTEPDIEKVAAVTLEVMILRTEVDMIIKGTHPHLEYFKDIIPLVIQQDSLSCDAVVIPQSEEQPADQPQVLSSSPKPAQQPKPSTGSPLATQCNLCGGPSSLVCPSCDSQSFCDACDDLFHRHPARATHKRDKIQKSKQETCTICGVSVIHAQCSTCVQKLCHNCDRLFHSHPDRKGHNRTIVTPAKTSSPSLAPWECAHCTTVNEMRAVLCTTCERPRLATAASIVQETPASPNAEWQCKSCTMVNQGSSILCEVCERPRLATRPPVAPVLSSPGSLPDSGTKWTCQFCTYVNTKPTAVCEMCNLSCKDSAGVSLPQSLQQTPTTTKDPQQPGMKPQPKPRVNPELKRQKLMKEEGLSLINHIREAEKRGVSPEEVYAALCMCGGSNVNPCDWLMSELPHLLDEICAMAASVQLNYKERDSGMQITLDRDGQESEQISTTGEGVKLSRAEAKLAWLAAGGDTERAVKQLLRDRQVKMRELHSLGFRDVAQCEEALRQSGGEVKGALSLLQRPLLEPFHQRIWANQPEPPIDPKHPDKQRMCRRLLALYDLPSWGRCELVLSLLQDPGITYTLEDVVQAVKESHDKDFIRRLLNNECPCCLSIFPRSKMQSLTSCQCSVCHECFGQHFTVAVRDKHIRDMVCPVCSEPDINDQEQLDSYFSTLDIQLRDCLEHDVYDLFHKKLTEHALMKDPKFLWCCHCTSGFINDGDHLKVTCPSCRKSFCAQCKKPWEPQHQDLSCEQFQQWKRENDPEYQRQGLAGYLRDNGITCPHCRFQYALTKGGCMHFTCSQCRYQFCSGCNNPYHKTACKTPQCNYTGLHAHHPRDCLFYLRDWEPARLQALLQKSGVEFNTDPSNETQTAANCGVMEQKDEGGLQIDSPCGLETRPGQAGLCEKHYREYLVSLINAHSLDPAPLYDAQEVTRACERYQVDTQRGDEDDNAYYTKLLKKLMEVPLGEKVPRNK, encoded by the exons ATGAGCATTCCTCCATCTGCCCAGATGGATGAGGTGAGGAAGAAAGCCCATTCGCGGCTCTCCTCCTCAGGATTGGCCCAGGATGTGAAGGTTGAGGTCCAGACCATGGCCAACATCCCTCTGTCTCTGTCAGAGAAGTACCGTCACTTTGGAGCTGAGGCCATGCTGAGGGACAATACAACCAGCCGAAACAGACCAGAG GTCCTGGAATCTTTGAACCGACTGGTCAAAGCTTTGAGTATCCTGGAGAAGTACGGCTGCAACCTGGCAAGTCCCACCAGGCCCAAATACTGGAGGAGTGTCAAACACAACAACCCGGTCTTCAGGACCACAGTGGATGCTGTCAAG GGCGGGCGGACAGTCCTTTATCTCTACGGCTACACCAACCAGCAGATAGATGGCCTCAGCTTCCCTGATGAAGTAACTGAACCAGATATTGAAAAAGTCGCTGCTGTGACACTTGAGGTCATGATCTTGCGCACAGAGGTGGACATGATCATTAAG GGCACACATCCTCACCTAGAGTACTTCAAAGATATCATCCCACTTGTCATCCAGCAG gatAGTCTATCATGTGATGCTGTAGTTATCCCTCAGTCAGAGGAGCAACCTGCAGATCAGCCACAGGTTCTGTCGTCCTCACCAAAACCTGCTCAGCAGCCAAAACCCTCCACAG GTTCTCCTCTAGCAACTCAGTGCAATTTGTGCGGTGGTCCTTCGTCTTTAGTCTGCCCATCCTGCGACAGTCAGTCTTTCTGTGATGCATGTGATGACCTGTTTCACCGACATCCTGCCAGAGCCACGCACAAGAGAGACAAAATTCAGAAATCCAAACAGG AGACGTGCACTATCTGTGGTGTTTCTGTGATACATGCTCAGTGCTCGACTTGTGTCCAGAAACTATGTCACAACTGTGATCGACTCTTTCACTCTCACCCGGATCGTAAAGGACATAACCGGACTATTGTCACACCAGCAAAAACTTCCAG TCCATCTCTGGCTCCCTGGGAGTGTGCTCATTGCACTACAGTGAATGAAATGCGAGCCGTACTCTGTACAACCTGTGAGCGACCTCGACTCGCCACCGCTGCTTCCATAGTTCAGGAAACCCCAGCATCACCCAATGCAG AATGGCAGTGTAAGAGCTGTACAATGGTGAACCAAGGCAGTAGCATTCTATGTGAGGTGTGTGAGCGCCCCCGTCTGGCTACTCGGCCACCTGTTGCTCCAGTTCTCTCCAGTCCAGGGTCTCTGCCAGACTCTGGAACAAAG TGGACTTGTCAGTTTTGCACCTACGTAAACACCAAACCAACAGCAGTGTGCGAGATGTGCAACCTGTCATGTAAAGACTCTGCTGGAGTGTCTCTGCCCCAGTCTCTCCAGCAGACCCCCACCACCACTAAAGATCCACAGCAGCCAGGAATGAAACCTCAGCCAAAGCCCCGGGTCAACCCAGAGCTGAAGAGACAGAAGCTGATGAAGGAAGAAGGCCTTAGTCTCATAAACCATATTAGA GAAGCAGAAAAGCGTGGCGTCAGCCCTGAGGAGGTGTATGCAGCCCTCTGCATGTGCGGCGGAAGCAATGTAAACCCTTGTGATTGGCTGATGTCAGAGCTTCCTCACCTGCTGGATGAAATCTGTGCCATGGCAGCATCAGTGCAGCTAAACTACAAAGAAAGGGATTCTGGGATGCAGATTACACTGGACAGAGATGGTCAGGAGTCAGAGCAGATTAGCACTACTGGTGAAGGAGTGAAGCTGTCCAGAGCTGAGGCCAAACTGGCGTGGCTGGCAGCAGGGGGCGACACCGAACGAGCAGTGAAACAGCTGCTGAGAGATCGACAAGTCAAG ATGAGGGAGCTGCACTCTCTGGGCTTCAGAGATGTGGCTCAGTGTGAAGAAGCCCTACGTCAGAGCGGAGGAGAGGTCAAAGGAGCTCTGTCTCTGCTACAGCGCCCTCTGCTGGAGCCCTTCCACCAGCGCATATGGGCCAACCAGCCTGAGCCGCCGATTGATCCCAAACACCCAGACAAACAG AGGATGTGCAGGCGTCTGTTGGCCCTGTATGACCTGCCCAGCTGGGGGCGCTGTGAGCTCGTCCTGTCTCTGCTCCAAGATCCAGGCATCACTTACACCCTGGAGGACGTAGTGCAGGCTGTGAAAGAGTCGCACGACAAAGACTTCATCAGACGTCTGCTCAACAACGAGTGCCCGTGCTGTTTGAGCATCTTCCCCCGCAGCAAG ATGCAGTCTCTGACTTCATGTCAGTGCTCCGTTTGTCATGAGTGCTTCGGGCAGCATTTCACTGTCGCAGTGAGAGATAAACATATCAGAGACATGGTGTGTCCTGTCTGCAGTGAGCCAGACATCAATGACCAGGAACAGCTGGACAGCTACTTCTCCACTCTGGACATACAG CTACGGGACTGTCTGGAGCATGACGTTTATGATCTGTTCCACAAAAAGTTGACTGAGCACGCTCTGATGAAAGACCCAAAATTCCTGTGGTGCTGTCAT TGCACCTCTGGGTTCATCAATGATGGAGACCACCTAAAGGTCACCTGCCCATCTTGCCGGAAGAGTTTTTGTGCACAATGCAAGAAACCT TGGGAGCCTCAGCACCAGGATCTGTCCTGTGAGCAGTTCCAGCAGTGGAAGAGGGAGAACGATCCGGAATACCAGAGACAGGGTCTAGCTGGATACCTGAGGGACAACGGGATTA CCTGCCCTCACTGTCGGTTCCAGTATGCTCTGACCAAAGGTGGTTGCATGCACTTCACCTGCTCCCAGTGCAGGTACCAGTTCTGCAGCGGCTGCAACAACCCATACCACAAG ACCGCTTGTAAGACGCCTCAGtgtaattacactggtctgcatGCTCACCACCCTCGAGACTGTCTCTTCTATCTCAGAGACTGGGAGCCAGCGAGACTACAGGCTCTGCTGCAG AAAAGTGGTGTGGAGTTTAACACAGACCCTTCAAATGAAACTCAAACTG CAGCCAACTGTGGCGTGATGGAGCAGAAAGATGAAGGTGGTCTACAGATCGATTCACCATGTGGCCTTGAAACACGACCTGGACAAGCAGGACTCTGCGA GAAACACTACAGGGAGTATCTGGTGAGTCTGATCAACGCCCACTCCTTGGATCCTGCTCCGCTGTACGACGCCCAGGAAGTGACCCGAGCCTGTGAGAGATACCAGGTGGACACTCAGAGAGGAGACGAGGACGACAACGCCTACTACACAAAACTGCTCAAG aaatTAATGGAGGTCCCTCTTGGAGAAAAAGTTCCTCGTAATAAATGA
- the lsm5 gene encoding U6 snRNA-associated Sm-like protein LSm5, which yields MAATQATNPSQLLPLELVDKCIGSRIHIVMKTDKEIVGTLLGFDDFVNMVLEDVTEFEITPEGRRITKLDQILLNGNNITMLIPGGEGPEV from the exons ATGGCGGCTACTCAAGCCACAAATCCGTCACAGTTGCTCCCATTGG AGCTTGTCGACAAATGTATCGGCTCTCGGATTCACATTGTCATGAAAACTGACAAAGAAATTGTCGGCACACTCCTGGGTTTCGATGACTTCGTCA ATATGGTCCTGGAGGATGTGACAGAATT TGAAATCACACCAGAGGGAAGAAGGATAACAAAACTGGACCAGATCCTGCTAAATGGCAATAACATCACTATG CTCATACCTGGAGGAGAAGGACCAGAAGTATGA
- the LOC115410933 gene encoding E3 ubiquitin-protein ligase RNF31-like isoform X2, with product MSIPPSAQMDEVRKKAHSRLSSSGLAQDVKVEVQTMANIPLSLSEKYRHFGAEAMLRDNTTSRNRPEVLESLNRLVKALSILEKYGCNLASPTRPKYWRSVKHNNPVFRTTVDAVKGGRTVLYLYGYTNQQIDGLSFPDEVTEPDIEKVAAVTLEVMILRTEVDMIIKGTHPHLEYFKDIIPLVIQQDSLSCDAVVIPQSEEQPADQPQVLSSSPKPAQQPKPSTGSPLATQCNLCGGPSSLVCPSCDSQSFCDACDDLFHRHPARATHKRDKIQKSKQETCTICGVSVIHAQCSTCVQKLCHNCDRLFHSHPDRKGHNRTIVTPAKTSSPSLAPWECAHCTTVNEMRAVLCTTCERPRLATAASIVQETPASPNAEWQCKSCTMVNQGSSILCEVCERPRLATRPPVAPVLSSPGSLPDSGTKWTCQFCTYVNTKPTAVCEMCNLSCKDSAGVSLPQSLQQTPTTTKDPQQPGMKPQPKPRVNPELKRQKLMKEEGLSLINHIREAEKRGVSPEEVYAALCMCGGSNVNPCDWLMSELPHLLDEICAMAASVQLNYKERDSGMQITLDRDGQESEQISTTGEGVKLSRAEAKLAWLAAGGDTERAVKQLLRDRQVKMRELHSLGFRDVAQCEEALRQSGGEVKGALSLLQRPLLEPFHQRIWANQPEPPIDPKHPDKQRMCRRLLALYDLPSWGRCELVLSLLQDPGITYTLEDVVQAVKESHDKDFIRRLLNNECPCCLSIFPRSKMQSLTSCQCSVCHECFGQHFTVAVRDKHIRDMVCPVCSEPDINDQEQLDSYFSTLDIQLRDCLEHDVYDLFHKKLTEHALMKDPKFLWCCHCTSGFINDGDHLKVTCPSCRKSFCAQCKKPWEPQHQDLSCEQFQQWKRENDPEYQRQGLAGYLRDNGITCPHCRFQYALTKGGCMHFTCSQCRYQFCSGCNNPYHKTACKTPQCNYTGLHAHHPRDCLFYLRDWEPARLQALLQKSGVEFNTDPSNETQTANCGVMEQKDEGGLQIDSPCGLETRPGQAGLCEKHYREYLVSLINAHSLDPAPLYDAQEVTRACERYQVDTQRGDEDDNAYYTKLLKKLMEVPLGEKVPRNK from the exons ATGAGCATTCCTCCATCTGCCCAGATGGATGAGGTGAGGAAGAAAGCCCATTCGCGGCTCTCCTCCTCAGGATTGGCCCAGGATGTGAAGGTTGAGGTCCAGACCATGGCCAACATCCCTCTGTCTCTGTCAGAGAAGTACCGTCACTTTGGAGCTGAGGCCATGCTGAGGGACAATACAACCAGCCGAAACAGACCAGAG GTCCTGGAATCTTTGAACCGACTGGTCAAAGCTTTGAGTATCCTGGAGAAGTACGGCTGCAACCTGGCAAGTCCCACCAGGCCCAAATACTGGAGGAGTGTCAAACACAACAACCCGGTCTTCAGGACCACAGTGGATGCTGTCAAG GGCGGGCGGACAGTCCTTTATCTCTACGGCTACACCAACCAGCAGATAGATGGCCTCAGCTTCCCTGATGAAGTAACTGAACCAGATATTGAAAAAGTCGCTGCTGTGACACTTGAGGTCATGATCTTGCGCACAGAGGTGGACATGATCATTAAG GGCACACATCCTCACCTAGAGTACTTCAAAGATATCATCCCACTTGTCATCCAGCAG gatAGTCTATCATGTGATGCTGTAGTTATCCCTCAGTCAGAGGAGCAACCTGCAGATCAGCCACAGGTTCTGTCGTCCTCACCAAAACCTGCTCAGCAGCCAAAACCCTCCACAG GTTCTCCTCTAGCAACTCAGTGCAATTTGTGCGGTGGTCCTTCGTCTTTAGTCTGCCCATCCTGCGACAGTCAGTCTTTCTGTGATGCATGTGATGACCTGTTTCACCGACATCCTGCCAGAGCCACGCACAAGAGAGACAAAATTCAGAAATCCAAACAGG AGACGTGCACTATCTGTGGTGTTTCTGTGATACATGCTCAGTGCTCGACTTGTGTCCAGAAACTATGTCACAACTGTGATCGACTCTTTCACTCTCACCCGGATCGTAAAGGACATAACCGGACTATTGTCACACCAGCAAAAACTTCCAG TCCATCTCTGGCTCCCTGGGAGTGTGCTCATTGCACTACAGTGAATGAAATGCGAGCCGTACTCTGTACAACCTGTGAGCGACCTCGACTCGCCACCGCTGCTTCCATAGTTCAGGAAACCCCAGCATCACCCAATGCAG AATGGCAGTGTAAGAGCTGTACAATGGTGAACCAAGGCAGTAGCATTCTATGTGAGGTGTGTGAGCGCCCCCGTCTGGCTACTCGGCCACCTGTTGCTCCAGTTCTCTCCAGTCCAGGGTCTCTGCCAGACTCTGGAACAAAG TGGACTTGTCAGTTTTGCACCTACGTAAACACCAAACCAACAGCAGTGTGCGAGATGTGCAACCTGTCATGTAAAGACTCTGCTGGAGTGTCTCTGCCCCAGTCTCTCCAGCAGACCCCCACCACCACTAAAGATCCACAGCAGCCAGGAATGAAACCTCAGCCAAAGCCCCGGGTCAACCCAGAGCTGAAGAGACAGAAGCTGATGAAGGAAGAAGGCCTTAGTCTCATAAACCATATTAGA GAAGCAGAAAAGCGTGGCGTCAGCCCTGAGGAGGTGTATGCAGCCCTCTGCATGTGCGGCGGAAGCAATGTAAACCCTTGTGATTGGCTGATGTCAGAGCTTCCTCACCTGCTGGATGAAATCTGTGCCATGGCAGCATCAGTGCAGCTAAACTACAAAGAAAGGGATTCTGGGATGCAGATTACACTGGACAGAGATGGTCAGGAGTCAGAGCAGATTAGCACTACTGGTGAAGGAGTGAAGCTGTCCAGAGCTGAGGCCAAACTGGCGTGGCTGGCAGCAGGGGGCGACACCGAACGAGCAGTGAAACAGCTGCTGAGAGATCGACAAGTCAAG ATGAGGGAGCTGCACTCTCTGGGCTTCAGAGATGTGGCTCAGTGTGAAGAAGCCCTACGTCAGAGCGGAGGAGAGGTCAAAGGAGCTCTGTCTCTGCTACAGCGCCCTCTGCTGGAGCCCTTCCACCAGCGCATATGGGCCAACCAGCCTGAGCCGCCGATTGATCCCAAACACCCAGACAAACAG AGGATGTGCAGGCGTCTGTTGGCCCTGTATGACCTGCCCAGCTGGGGGCGCTGTGAGCTCGTCCTGTCTCTGCTCCAAGATCCAGGCATCACTTACACCCTGGAGGACGTAGTGCAGGCTGTGAAAGAGTCGCACGACAAAGACTTCATCAGACGTCTGCTCAACAACGAGTGCCCGTGCTGTTTGAGCATCTTCCCCCGCAGCAAG ATGCAGTCTCTGACTTCATGTCAGTGCTCCGTTTGTCATGAGTGCTTCGGGCAGCATTTCACTGTCGCAGTGAGAGATAAACATATCAGAGACATGGTGTGTCCTGTCTGCAGTGAGCCAGACATCAATGACCAGGAACAGCTGGACAGCTACTTCTCCACTCTGGACATACAG CTACGGGACTGTCTGGAGCATGACGTTTATGATCTGTTCCACAAAAAGTTGACTGAGCACGCTCTGATGAAAGACCCAAAATTCCTGTGGTGCTGTCAT TGCACCTCTGGGTTCATCAATGATGGAGACCACCTAAAGGTCACCTGCCCATCTTGCCGGAAGAGTTTTTGTGCACAATGCAAGAAACCT TGGGAGCCTCAGCACCAGGATCTGTCCTGTGAGCAGTTCCAGCAGTGGAAGAGGGAGAACGATCCGGAATACCAGAGACAGGGTCTAGCTGGATACCTGAGGGACAACGGGATTA CCTGCCCTCACTGTCGGTTCCAGTATGCTCTGACCAAAGGTGGTTGCATGCACTTCACCTGCTCCCAGTGCAGGTACCAGTTCTGCAGCGGCTGCAACAACCCATACCACAAG ACCGCTTGTAAGACGCCTCAGtgtaattacactggtctgcatGCTCACCACCCTCGAGACTGTCTCTTCTATCTCAGAGACTGGGAGCCAGCGAGACTACAGGCTCTGCTGCAG AAAAGTGGTGTGGAGTTTAACACAGACCCTTCAAATGAAACTCAAACTG CCAACTGTGGCGTGATGGAGCAGAAAGATGAAGGTGGTCTACAGATCGATTCACCATGTGGCCTTGAAACACGACCTGGACAAGCAGGACTCTGCGA GAAACACTACAGGGAGTATCTGGTGAGTCTGATCAACGCCCACTCCTTGGATCCTGCTCCGCTGTACGACGCCCAGGAAGTGACCCGAGCCTGTGAGAGATACCAGGTGGACACTCAGAGAGGAGACGAGGACGACAACGCCTACTACACAAAACTGCTCAAG aaatTAATGGAGGTCCCTCTTGGAGAAAAAGTTCCTCGTAATAAATGA